A genomic window from Aethina tumida isolate Nest 87 chromosome 4, icAetTumi1.1, whole genome shotgun sequence includes:
- the LOC109596352 gene encoding nucleolar protein dao-5 isoform X3, whose product MSINVTVSGNPVKIHKGKMVTASDTYQSKSDFDKRRLMRLQQVRQQSKDIAENVRNKVKKEKEKQMNEIEKDGKQKLKSWQNRKLLELQTQYKEALDEIGMGHKEADDVVLEEIEDKLERQRSSERAAEREQVAQRSLENEKAVKDAEKQAIKNRKSQVKSMEASRVSRMANIKRNSPKKIVSSKVKKPSSTNISITVPQGTGTSNSTCGDNLDDVFVSDGGLPDIPEESDDISISSCDQDVAKAQPKILMDQCNQFPSKTTQNHSNEVHQASIGVQCSNVETEPPPLARAPCGPEYYDSRISDRIKRRTIMASQPDYCDTIAADNPPLLQTSTKVRDAIITRNLNNDISCDCARAGYTYCSCCCKNLEPIALQLSKAHCPCSKENYTYCNCCGKKTDNIAQTSKPTNISKTEIPQKPKINLKNADLPVSKSTASLDSNKVSYYEHTNKYEGKSLQEISVDKIGLNDIEIDPGLPTEREYREKMKQRDKEAQDRAKKALEREKVQKDYREMMQKLPLLQKQERLAKLHTDRPEYHMNEERLKELERKKQNHLENAYIKSFPNLEPKVVTLNSKKDKSDVRRRQERDSSGKDVGSWTMNQNQSQLFSAEEVQHMINAMSESTYRDRKSQFKELLRSLDMQKKQLIEEIKKLPRDESVIQMLRDLNDLDESEEAPKKKSKNKGRSSKPKKQTTQTEESESDKLLSKQRPRYPKNVLVLQNISTQTSPKPVKDKVLQVGPEETEKDTAPKEKSEDKIMCPKLHTPCGCKEAEVEPVKILIKINDGKEVEIQDGKVITEPLKITSLKPEEEKPAKPPPKPVVEKPLVKSPRKKSPTKPIKPISHKVLPKDKSLSWRDTFNKTSTSSTSYFSPPELSQASNESLYDLRRKPQQRNSESRTKRLETSSDEDVNIQALVERLLSVPRFVMDNLGVSSSSVTTPDQSVVEIETNIPPNPVHELLKQIIKTRPEVLENLSTSQDKDVTQESILNGSCDVPICPQNESSTVVDCRTNCAQQYAEITNTTSKKIENLAAMIQKLREERNQIIGGQTSGPPDSNKSIEKDSTVYFDINNSSTAKSSSTASGKDEASMNKLLEIDMDLAKKLRKFKEDELQMQKDEPVANDDELLKRLHSLVNSPPEKLKAEKSVQNDTDKDPPFMMNSILANIPKLPKFLPLEDTKKKPPPSKGLIVAKRFNQNISGFPHELSAIQEGESHVSTKTEFMDLKSTSDSTLKKSSISTTTDSSLEEVKKVMEQSNKSGTTSKTISTLGSSSSDDIESIEAMLKSIGMEWAIPTLHKTKEALALCSSSTDSEPGQKSGRANTKRDSNLVNYLRQQLIKKISSSTLASNTSNSLLGEFSDLSSIHSKSQEKTEQRTSTPVQRKVSLVQAFSGDSDLSSVRNVSDEKAESKKMDHLSFHSLEAS is encoded by the exons ATGTCGATAAATGTTACTGTTAGTGGAAACCCGGTGAAAATACACAAAGGAAAAATGGTCACCGCATCCGATACGTATCAGTCGAAGTCGGATTTCGATAAGAGGCGGCTCATGCGGCTGCAACAGGTACGACAGCAGTCCAAAGATATTGCTGAGAATGTTCGTAACAAAGtgaaaaaggaaaaggagaaGCAAATGAATGAGATCGAGAAGGATGGTAAGCAGAAACTGAAGAGCTGGCAAAACAGGAAGCTGCTAGAACTGCAGACACAGTACAAGGAGGCTCTGGACGAGATTGGGATGGGGCACAAGGAAGCTGATGATGTGGTCCTAGAAGAAATTGAGGATAAATTAGAGAGGCAAAGAAGCAGTGAGAGGGCAGCTGAACGGGAACAAGTGGCGCAAAGGAGCTTGGAAAATGAGAAGGCGGTAAAAGATGCTGAAAAACAAGcaattaaaaacagaaaaagtCAAGTAAAAAGTATGGAGGCTTCAag AGTGTCAAGAATGgctaatattaaaagaaattctcccaaaaaaattgtaagtagTAAAGTAAAGAAGCCAAGTTCCACAAATATCAGTATTACTGTACCACAAGGTACTGGCACCTCCAATAGTACTTGTGGGGACAATTTAGATGATGTCTTTGTTTCTGATGGTGGTCTACCTGATATACCAGAAGAATCCGACGACATTTCTATTAGTTCCTGTGATCAGGATGTAGCAAaag CAcaaccaaaaattttaatggaccAATGCAACCAGTTTCCAAGCAAGACCACACAAAACCATTCAAATGAAGTTCATCAGGCAAGCATAGGTGTACAATGTTCTAACGTGGAAACGGAGCCCCCTCCTCTAGCAAGAGCACCATGCGGACCCGAATATTACGACTCCCGAATATCGGACAGGATTAAAAGACGCACCATAATGGCCAGTCAGCCAGATTATTGCGATACAATAGCCGCAGACAACCCCCCTTTGTTACAGACCTCCACGAAAGTACGTGACGCAATTATTACGAGAAATTTGAACAACGACATCTCATGTGATTGTGCACGAGCTGGGTATACTTATTGCAGCTGTTGCTGTAAAAATCTTGAACCAATTGCGCTCCAATTGAGCAAAGCACATTGTCCTTGtagtaaagaaaattatacttattgtaactgttgcgGCAAAAAGACTGATAATATTGCACAAACGTCAAAACCAACGAACATATCCAAGACTGAAATACCCCAaaaacctaaaattaatttaaaaaatgcggACTTACCCGTCTCCAAATCGACCGCCTCCCTCGACTCCAACAAAGTAAGTTACTATGAACACACCAACAAATACGAAGGTAAATCGTTACAGGAAATATCGGTGGATAAAATCGGCCTAAATGATATTGAAATTGACCCCGGATTACCTACGGAACGGGAATACCGggagaaaatgaaacaaagGGACAAGGAAGCCCAGGACCGTGCCAAGAAGGCGTTGGAGAGGGAAAAAGTACAGAAAGATTACAGGGAAATGATGCAGAAGCTGCCGTTACTTCAAAAACAGGAACGACTGGCCAAACTGCACACTGACAGGCCTGAGTATCACATGAATGAAGAAAGACTAAAGGAGTTGGAGAGGAAGAAGCAGAACCACTTGGAAAACGCTTACATTAAAAGTTTTCCAAACTTGGAGCCCAAAGTTGTCACCCTAAACTCGAAAAAGGATAAAAGTGACGTCAGAAGAAGGCAGGAACGTGACTCTTCTGGGAAAGATGTAGGAAGTTGGACAATGAATCAAAACCAGTCTCAGTTGTTCTCAGCAGAAGAAGTTCAACACATGATCAATGCAATGTCGGAAAGCACATATCGCGACAGAAAATCCCAATTCAAGGAGTTGTTGCGAAGCCTCGATATGCAAAAGAAGCAGCtcattgaagaaattaaaaagctGCCTAGAGACGAAAGTGTCATACAAATGTTAAGGGACTTAAATGACCTGGATGAGTCTGAGGAGGCACCCAAGAAGAAGTCTAAGAACAAGGGGAGAAGCTCAAAACCTAAAAAACAAACTACTCAAACTGAAGAAAGTGAATCAGACAAATTACTTTCAAAACAACGACCAAGATACCCCAAAAATGTTTtggttttacaaaatattagtaCACAAACATCACCAAAACCAGTCAAGGATAAGGTCTTGCAGGTGGGACCAGAGGAGACTGAAAAAGATACGGCACCGAAAGAAAAATCGGAAGATAAAATAATGTGCCCAAAGCTACACACTCCCTGTGGTTGCAAGGAAGCTGAGGTTGAACCAGTTAAAatactgataaaaattaacgACGGGAAAGAAGTTGAAATTCAAGATGGCAAAGTCATAACTgaaccattaaaaattacaagtcTGAAACCTGAGGAAGAAAAACCAGCAAAACCTCCACCAAAACCTGTTGTTGAAAAACCTCTAGTTAAATCACCACGTAAAAAATCACCCACTAAACCAATTAAACCAATTAGTCataaagttctaccaaaagaTAAATCGTTATCCTGGAGggatacttttaataaaacttccaCTTCCTCTACTTCCTATTTCAGTCCTCCAGAGCTTTCACAAGCTTCCAACGAATCACTGTATGACTTACGCAGGAAACCTCAGCAAAGAAATAGTGAGTCCAGAACAAAACGTTTGGAAACAAGCTCAGACGAGGACGTCAACATACAAGCTTTAGTGGAAAGATTGTTGTCTGTGCCACGTTTTGTTATGGATAACTTGGGCGTATCTTCAAGTTCCGTCACAACCCCCGACCAAAGCGTCGTAGAAATAGAAACGAATATCCCCCCAAATCCAGTACATGAACTGCTGAAgcagattattaaaactagacCAGAagttttggaaaatttgagcACGTCCCAAGACAAAGACGTAACCCAAGAAAGTATTCTGAACGGTAGCTGTGATGTTCCAATATGCCCCCAAA ATGAATCGAGTACTGTCGTGGACTGCAGGACAAATTGTGCCCAGCAATATGCCGAAATTACTAATACCACGAgcaagaaaattgaaaatttggcTGCCATGATACAGAAGCTGCGTGAAGAGAGAAATCAGATTATTGGAGGCCAAACGTCTGGACCGCCCGACTCCAATAAATCTATTGAGAAGGATTCTactgtttattttgatattaataactcGTCTACGGCTAAGTCGAGCTCCACAGCCAGTGGCAAGGATGAAGCATCCATGAATAAGTTGCTGGAAATAGATATGGACCTAGCCAAAAAGTTAAGGAAGTTCAAGGAGGATGAGCTACAAATGCAAAAGGATGAACCAGTAGCAAATGATGATGAATTACTGAAAAGACTCCACAGTCTGGTAAATAGTCCTCCAGAAAAGCTTAAAGCAGAGAAAAGTGTGCAAAACGACACCGACAAGGATCCGCCCTTTATGATGAATAGTATTTTGGCAAACATTCCAAAACTCCCCAAGTTTCTACCCCTTGAAGACACCAAAAAGAAGCCGCCTCCAAGTAAAGGTCTTATAGTAGCAAAGAGGTTCAACCAAAACATTTCAGGTTTTCCCCATGAACTAAGCGCCATTCAAGAAGGTGAAAGTCATGTTTCTACCAAAACTGAATTTATGGATCTAAAGTCTACCTCAGATAGTACTTTAAAGAAGTCTAGTATTTCAACCACAACTGACTCTTCTCTGGAGGAGGTCAAAAAAGTCATGGAGCAGTCGAATAAATCGGGGACGACATCCAAAACTATATCCACCCTAGGTTCAAGCTCCAGCGACGACATAGAATCCATAGAGGCGATGTTGAAGAGCATCGGCATGGAATGGGCGATCCCGACCCTTCACAAAACTAAAGAAGCTCTGGCGTTGTGTTCCAGCAGCACCGACTCGGAGCCGGGACAAAAATCAGGTAGAGCAAACACCAAACGCGACtccaacttagtcaactactTGCGAcaacagttaattaaaaagatcTCCTCGAGCACACTCGCATCGAACACATCTAACAGCTTATTGGGTGAGTTTTCAGACTTGTCGTCGATACACAGCAAGTCGCAG
- the LOC109596352 gene encoding nucleolar protein dao-5 isoform X2, whose translation MSINVTVSGNPVKIHKGKMVTASDTYQSKSDFDKRRLMRLQQVRQQSKDIAENVRNKVKKEKEKQMNEIEKDGKQKLKSWQNRKLLELQTQYKEALDEIGMGHKEADDVVLEEIEDKLERQRSSERAAEREQVAQRSLENEKAVKDAEKQAIKNRKSQVKSMEASRVSRMANIKRNSPKKIVSSKVKKPSSTNISITVPQGTGTSNSTCGDNLDDVFVSDGGLPDIPEESDDISISSCDQDVAKAQPKILMDQCNQFPSKTTQNHSNEVHQASIGVQCSNVETEPPPLARAPCGPEYYDSRISDRIKRRTIMASQPDYCDTIAADNPPLLQTSTKVRDAIITRNLNNDISCDCARAGYTYCSCCCKNLEPIALQLSKAHCPCSKENYTYCNCCGKKTDNIAQTSKPTNISKTEIPQKPKINLKNADLPVSKSTASLDSNKEISVDKIGLNDIEIDPGLPTEREYREKMKQRDKEAQDRAKKALEREKVQKDYREMMQKLPLLQKQERLAKLHTDRPEYHMNEERLKELERKKQNHLENAYIKSFPNLEPKVVTLNSKKDKSDVRRRQERDSSGKDVGSWTMNQNQSQLFSAEEVQHMINAMSESTYRDRKSQFKELLRSLDMQKKQLIEEIKKLPRDESVIQMLRDLNDLDESEEAPKKKSKNKGRSSKPKKQTTQTEESESDKLLSKQRPRYPKNVLVLQNISTQTSPKPVKDKVLQVGPEETEKDTAPKEKSEDKIMCPKLHTPCGCKEAEVEPVKILIKINDGKEVEIQDGKVITEPLKITSLKPEEEKPAKPPPKPVVEKPLVKSPRKKSPTKPIKPISHKVLPKDKSLSWRDTFNKTSTSSTSYFSPPELSQASNESLYDLRRKPQQRNSESRTKRLETSSDEDVNIQALVERLLSVPRFVMDNLGVSSSSVTTPDQSVVEIETNIPPNPVHELLKQIIKTRPEVLENLSTSQDKDVTQESILNGSCDVPICPQSKFPKDYFQPDPSKSSTVLDESSTVVDCRTNCAQQYAEITNTTSKKIENLAAMIQKLREERNQIIGGQTSGPPDSNKSIEKDSTVYFDINNSSTAKSSSTASGKDEASMNKLLEIDMDLAKKLRKFKEDELQMQKDEPVANDDELLKRLHSLVNSPPEKLKAEKSVQNDTDKDPPFMMNSILANIPKLPKFLPLEDTKKKPPPSKGLIVAKRFNQNISGFPHELSAIQEGESHVSTKTEFMDLKSTSDSTLKKSSISTTTDSSLEEVKKVMEQSNKSGTTSKTISTLGSSSSDDIESIEAMLKSIGMEWAIPTLHKTKEALALCSSSTDSEPGQKSGRANTKRDSNLVNYLRQQLIKKISSSTLASNTSNSLLGEFSDLSSIHSKSQEKTEQRTSTPVQRKVSLVQAFSGDSDLSSVRNVSDEKAESKKMDHLSFHSLEAS comes from the exons ATGTCGATAAATGTTACTGTTAGTGGAAACCCGGTGAAAATACACAAAGGAAAAATGGTCACCGCATCCGATACGTATCAGTCGAAGTCGGATTTCGATAAGAGGCGGCTCATGCGGCTGCAACAGGTACGACAGCAGTCCAAAGATATTGCTGAGAATGTTCGTAACAAAGtgaaaaaggaaaaggagaaGCAAATGAATGAGATCGAGAAGGATGGTAAGCAGAAACTGAAGAGCTGGCAAAACAGGAAGCTGCTAGAACTGCAGACACAGTACAAGGAGGCTCTGGACGAGATTGGGATGGGGCACAAGGAAGCTGATGATGTGGTCCTAGAAGAAATTGAGGATAAATTAGAGAGGCAAAGAAGCAGTGAGAGGGCAGCTGAACGGGAACAAGTGGCGCAAAGGAGCTTGGAAAATGAGAAGGCGGTAAAAGATGCTGAAAAACAAGcaattaaaaacagaaaaagtCAAGTAAAAAGTATGGAGGCTTCAag AGTGTCAAGAATGgctaatattaaaagaaattctcccaaaaaaattgtaagtagTAAAGTAAAGAAGCCAAGTTCCACAAATATCAGTATTACTGTACCACAAGGTACTGGCACCTCCAATAGTACTTGTGGGGACAATTTAGATGATGTCTTTGTTTCTGATGGTGGTCTACCTGATATACCAGAAGAATCCGACGACATTTCTATTAGTTCCTGTGATCAGGATGTAGCAAaag CAcaaccaaaaattttaatggaccAATGCAACCAGTTTCCAAGCAAGACCACACAAAACCATTCAAATGAAGTTCATCAGGCAAGCATAGGTGTACAATGTTCTAACGTGGAAACGGAGCCCCCTCCTCTAGCAAGAGCACCATGCGGACCCGAATATTACGACTCCCGAATATCGGACAGGATTAAAAGACGCACCATAATGGCCAGTCAGCCAGATTATTGCGATACAATAGCCGCAGACAACCCCCCTTTGTTACAGACCTCCACGAAAGTACGTGACGCAATTATTACGAGAAATTTGAACAACGACATCTCATGTGATTGTGCACGAGCTGGGTATACTTATTGCAGCTGTTGCTGTAAAAATCTTGAACCAATTGCGCTCCAATTGAGCAAAGCACATTGTCCTTGtagtaaagaaaattatacttattgtaactgttgcgGCAAAAAGACTGATAATATTGCACAAACGTCAAAACCAACGAACATATCCAAGACTGAAATACCCCAaaaacctaaaattaatttaaaaaatgcggACTTACCCGTCTCCAAATCGACCGCCTCCCTCGACTCCAACAAA GAAATATCGGTGGATAAAATCGGCCTAAATGATATTGAAATTGACCCCGGATTACCTACGGAACGGGAATACCGggagaaaatgaaacaaagGGACAAGGAAGCCCAGGACCGTGCCAAGAAGGCGTTGGAGAGGGAAAAAGTACAGAAAGATTACAGGGAAATGATGCAGAAGCTGCCGTTACTTCAAAAACAGGAACGACTGGCCAAACTGCACACTGACAGGCCTGAGTATCACATGAATGAAGAAAGACTAAAGGAGTTGGAGAGGAAGAAGCAGAACCACTTGGAAAACGCTTACATTAAAAGTTTTCCAAACTTGGAGCCCAAAGTTGTCACCCTAAACTCGAAAAAGGATAAAAGTGACGTCAGAAGAAGGCAGGAACGTGACTCTTCTGGGAAAGATGTAGGAAGTTGGACAATGAATCAAAACCAGTCTCAGTTGTTCTCAGCAGAAGAAGTTCAACACATGATCAATGCAATGTCGGAAAGCACATATCGCGACAGAAAATCCCAATTCAAGGAGTTGTTGCGAAGCCTCGATATGCAAAAGAAGCAGCtcattgaagaaattaaaaagctGCCTAGAGACGAAAGTGTCATACAAATGTTAAGGGACTTAAATGACCTGGATGAGTCTGAGGAGGCACCCAAGAAGAAGTCTAAGAACAAGGGGAGAAGCTCAAAACCTAAAAAACAAACTACTCAAACTGAAGAAAGTGAATCAGACAAATTACTTTCAAAACAACGACCAAGATACCCCAAAAATGTTTtggttttacaaaatattagtaCACAAACATCACCAAAACCAGTCAAGGATAAGGTCTTGCAGGTGGGACCAGAGGAGACTGAAAAAGATACGGCACCGAAAGAAAAATCGGAAGATAAAATAATGTGCCCAAAGCTACACACTCCCTGTGGTTGCAAGGAAGCTGAGGTTGAACCAGTTAAAatactgataaaaattaacgACGGGAAAGAAGTTGAAATTCAAGATGGCAAAGTCATAACTgaaccattaaaaattacaagtcTGAAACCTGAGGAAGAAAAACCAGCAAAACCTCCACCAAAACCTGTTGTTGAAAAACCTCTAGTTAAATCACCACGTAAAAAATCACCCACTAAACCAATTAAACCAATTAGTCataaagttctaccaaaagaTAAATCGTTATCCTGGAGggatacttttaataaaacttccaCTTCCTCTACTTCCTATTTCAGTCCTCCAGAGCTTTCACAAGCTTCCAACGAATCACTGTATGACTTACGCAGGAAACCTCAGCAAAGAAATAGTGAGTCCAGAACAAAACGTTTGGAAACAAGCTCAGACGAGGACGTCAACATACAAGCTTTAGTGGAAAGATTGTTGTCTGTGCCACGTTTTGTTATGGATAACTTGGGCGTATCTTCAAGTTCCGTCACAACCCCCGACCAAAGCGTCGTAGAAATAGAAACGAATATCCCCCCAAATCCAGTACATGAACTGCTGAAgcagattattaaaactagacCAGAagttttggaaaatttgagcACGTCCCAAGACAAAGACGTAACCCAAGAAAGTATTCTGAACGGTAGCTGTGATGTTCCAATATGCCCCCAAAGTAAGTTTCCTAAAGACTATTTTCAGCCTGACCCATCCAAATCGTCGACCGTTTTAGATGAATCGAGTACTGTCGTGGACTGCAGGACAAATTGTGCCCAGCAATATGCCGAAATTACTAATACCACGAgcaagaaaattgaaaatttggcTGCCATGATACAGAAGCTGCGTGAAGAGAGAAATCAGATTATTGGAGGCCAAACGTCTGGACCGCCCGACTCCAATAAATCTATTGAGAAGGATTCTactgtttattttgatattaataactcGTCTACGGCTAAGTCGAGCTCCACAGCCAGTGGCAAGGATGAAGCATCCATGAATAAGTTGCTGGAAATAGATATGGACCTAGCCAAAAAGTTAAGGAAGTTCAAGGAGGATGAGCTACAAATGCAAAAGGATGAACCAGTAGCAAATGATGATGAATTACTGAAAAGACTCCACAGTCTGGTAAATAGTCCTCCAGAAAAGCTTAAAGCAGAGAAAAGTGTGCAAAACGACACCGACAAGGATCCGCCCTTTATGATGAATAGTATTTTGGCAAACATTCCAAAACTCCCCAAGTTTCTACCCCTTGAAGACACCAAAAAGAAGCCGCCTCCAAGTAAAGGTCTTATAGTAGCAAAGAGGTTCAACCAAAACATTTCAGGTTTTCCCCATGAACTAAGCGCCATTCAAGAAGGTGAAAGTCATGTTTCTACCAAAACTGAATTTATGGATCTAAAGTCTACCTCAGATAGTACTTTAAAGAAGTCTAGTATTTCAACCACAACTGACTCTTCTCTGGAGGAGGTCAAAAAAGTCATGGAGCAGTCGAATAAATCGGGGACGACATCCAAAACTATATCCACCCTAGGTTCAAGCTCCAGCGACGACATAGAATCCATAGAGGCGATGTTGAAGAGCATCGGCATGGAATGGGCGATCCCGACCCTTCACAAAACTAAAGAAGCTCTGGCGTTGTGTTCCAGCAGCACCGACTCGGAGCCGGGACAAAAATCAGGTAGAGCAAACACCAAACGCGACtccaacttagtcaactactTGCGAcaacagttaattaaaaagatcTCCTCGAGCACACTCGCATCGAACACATCTAACAGCTTATTGGGTGAGTTTTCAGACTTGTCGTCGATACACAGCAAGTCGCAG